The genome window GAGCTCATAGCGCAGGGGCCTTCCACCCAACCTTCAACAAGTTTTTCGCCGCCAACGCGCTCCTTGAGCAAAGCGATAGCTTTGATGCGATCGTGCATACGTCCGCCGCCCAGCGGATCGGGAAATTTCAATCCAATTAACTTGGTTTTATCCAACAAAAGCGCATGTTCTTCAATAATGGCGGGAGGTTGATCTTCGAAATATTCGATAGCGGCGCCCAAGTCCGCCGCTTCCCGCGCGGGATCGGAGATGCTGGAGACGTGATCGCAATCGAATTTTTCGGCCATAGTGAGTTGGCCTTCCGCCATGACGCGGTAATCGGCGGCGTATTCGCCGTATTTCTTGCCAATCTGATCCACGGCGAACATCATCGTGATCGGCATAAAGGGCAAACGATCCACTGGATTGCCTTTCATCATTGCCAGGATGCGTTCTCTGCCGTTCATGATTCGCGCTCCTCTACGCACAAGATTCCATCGTCCACTTTCGCGGCGATGCGGCGTCCCGGCGGGACAACGAGAAAATCATTCTCATTCCAATCCCCATCCACAAATCGCTGGAAGAGGGACATATCGCCTTGAATTTTTTCCAAGACGCATCCGCGCCGATCCGCTTCCTCTTTGGCTCTTTGCTCGAAGCGGGCGTCTGGTTCCAAGCCCATCTCCACGAAGGTAAACCGTTGGTAGTTTTTCGTCATATTGCCGAATTGCTCATAAAGATATTTGGCGTTGTCCTCACCGTACTTGGCCGCCAATTGTTCGTATGTTCGATCCAAGCTGTGGATATGCTGGACGGAAAGCTGATTCATCTCGCCGAGATCGATTCCCCGCTCGATCCATCCCGTAGTGAGGAAATAGGTACCCGGATGATTTTGAAAATAATTGGCGTATCGTTCTTTGCTGCCCAGAAAAAGGGTAATGCAGTCGTGGGCGCGGGGAATCACCAAGGGAACGCTGCGCGCCGCCAAACCGGCTACGCCGTTATTGCAGAGGCCGTAGCCCAGCAGCACGGCGTCATAGTTGGATTCGTCCACGGCGTCTAGCGCCGAGCGCAGGCGGCTCAGCATTTTTTCCTGGCCGATGTCGTGCAGACCTTTGGGCAGAAACTCCACGTCGATGCGATTGACCGATCGGGCGATGGAGGAGCACATTTCCCGATAAAATATTTCGCAACTAATCAATTTCAAACGCATAATATCAACACGCAATAAGGTTGCAACTTATCTTATCAACCCTCACCTAACCTCTCCCAATCTTGGGAGAGGAATTTTAAAAGCGTCAAATTCAAAAGCGATTGGCATAATATTACGGCAATGCGGCGGCCAGCGCTTTTTTCACGGCCTTGATAAATTCTGGCGAGGTTCCGCAGCAACCGCCAATGAAACTCGCGCCCGATTTTAATAGTTCGGGAATCCAGGCGGCGAATTCCTCCGGTTTTCGCTTATAAACCGTTCTTCCGTTTTCTATTTCCGGCAGTCCGGCGTTGGCTTTGATCCAGATAGGAAGCGAGGCGGCGGCGCGAAGCCGCTGACAGATGTGAATATATCCTTCGATTCCCTGGCCGCAGTTGGCGCCGATGACGTCCGCGCCCGCTTCGGTCAGGGCTTCCACCGCCTGTTCAATGGTGGTTCCCATCATGGAGCGATCCTTG of Candidatus Omnitrophota bacterium contains these proteins:
- a CDS encoding DUF1638 domain-containing protein; its protein translation is MRLKLISCEIFYREMCSSIARSVNRIDVEFLPKGLHDIGQEKMLSRLRSALDAVDESNYDAVLLGYGLCNNGVAGLAARSVPLVIPRAHDCITLFLGSKERYANYFQNHPGTYFLTTGWIERGIDLGEMNQLSVQHIHSLDRTYEQLAAKYGEDNAKYLYEQFGNMTKNYQRFTFVEMGLEPDARFEQRAKEEADRRGCVLEKIQGDMSLFQRFVDGDWNENDFLVVPPGRRIAAKVDDGILCVEERES